The Anaerolineales bacterium genome includes a window with the following:
- a CDS encoding class I SAM-dependent methyltransferase: MAEFIAAHWTVVTQGFAIASLVLILWVYLPVLWGAPWIPGPYRVIRRMLELAELKPGQMVIDLGAGDGRIVVLAARTFQAKAVGVEIDPIRWVIANLWILLLGLRGKAQVRLGNMRRFPVAGADVVTLYLLQGTNQRLQKELAGSLKPGARVVSHMFSMSGWTPTVIDERHGIFVYEIGRTGEGTETKML; encoded by the coding sequence ATGGCTGAATTCATCGCGGCTCACTGGACGGTCGTTACGCAGGGGTTCGCCATCGCAAGCCTGGTGTTGATCCTGTGGGTGTACCTTCCCGTCCTCTGGGGGGCGCCGTGGATTCCGGGACCGTACCGGGTTATCCGCCGGATGTTGGAGCTTGCCGAGCTCAAGCCGGGCCAGATGGTGATCGACCTGGGCGCGGGCGACGGTCGGATCGTAGTCCTGGCGGCCCGGACTTTCCAAGCCAAGGCCGTCGGGGTAGAGATCGACCCGATCCGCTGGGTGATTGCTAACCTTTGGATCCTTCTCCTGGGGCTGCGCGGAAAAGCGCAAGTGCGGCTCGGCAACATGCGCAGGTTCCCCGTCGCCGGCGCGGACGTGGTGACGCTCTACCTCCTCCAGGGCACCAATCAGAGATTGCAGAAGGAATTGGCCGGATCGTTGAAACCGGGAGCCAGAGTGGTTTCGCATATGTTCTCGATGAGTGGGTGGACACCGACGGTGATCGACGAGCGGCATGGCATTTTCGTGTATGAAATCGGCCGGACCGGCGAGGGGACGGAGACGAAAATGTTGTAG
- a CDS encoding HAD family hydrolase: MLDAWIFDLDDTLYPERDYVLGGFRAVAAWAERRTGLSQAVVRAQLQTLFDAGFRRDAFQWWLSEQGLTEALLPEMVEVYREHAPQIAFYPDSEAALERLKNGHRLGLLTEGRRTAQEAKIRSLGLERWMEAVVVLGEEDRAEWKPCRKAFDRILARLGVGGERAAYVGDNPCKDFRGAREAGMRAVRIRREGGLHAEEEPAAAQDAPDCEILNLAEIPGLFR; encoded by the coding sequence ATGCTTGACGCTTGGATCTTCGATTTGGACGACACCCTCTATCCGGAACGGGATTATGTCCTCGGCGGATTCCGCGCCGTCGCCGCGTGGGCGGAACGGCGGACGGGGCTTTCGCAGGCGGTCGTACGCGCCCAGCTTCAAACCTTGTTCGACGCCGGATTCCGCCGCGACGCGTTTCAATGGTGGCTCTCGGAACAGGGCTTGACGGAGGCGCTGCTGCCGGAGATGGTGGAGGTTTACCGGGAGCATGCCCCGCAGATCGCCTTCTATCCGGATTCGGAAGCGGCGCTGGAGCGCTTGAAAAACGGGCACCGCCTGGGTCTGCTGACCGAAGGGCGCCGCACGGCGCAGGAGGCAAAAATCCGGTCCTTGGGATTGGAGCGCTGGATGGAAGCGGTGGTCGTGTTGGGCGAGGAGGACCGCGCGGAATGGAAGCCCTGCCGGAAGGCGTTCGACCGCATCCTTGCGCGGCTGGGCGTCGGCGGGGAACGGGCTGCCTACGTCGGGGATAACCCGTGCAAGGATTTCCGCGGCGCGCGCGAGGCCGGGATGCGCGCGGTCCGCATCCGCCGCGAGGGGGGCTTGCACGCGGAGGAGGAGCCGGCCGCGGCGCAGGACGCGCCGGATTGCGAGATCCTCAACTTGGCCGAAATCCCGGGGTTGTTCCGATGA
- a CDS encoding ATP-grasp domain-containing protein encodes MLKKRLPSVNVLLTSAGRRVELIRAFQRAYRSLRLMGRIHATDVNPLAPSFRAAQETHIVPPFADPDYVPALIEIVRRGKIRLVFPLIDPDIPILAAHKAEFAEAGAAVMTPDAAGAETARDKWKTHLLFETLGIPAARSWLPENLRTEKPEFPLFIKPRRGSAGQGAFRVENERQLEFFLTYVDDPIVQECLPGPEVTSDVICGATGDVWAVVSRRRIEIRAGEVAKGVTLWDEKIARHCAEAARGIRATGPVTVQCILRGGNPLFTEINARFGGGCPLGFAAGADSPRWYLAEAAGLPMRIPPRGSYKQGLFMTRFDDSFFFEESERGPAG; translated from the coding sequence GTGTTAAAAAAGAGACTCCCTAGCGTAAACGTACTGCTGACCAGCGCCGGCCGGCGGGTGGAACTGATCCGCGCCTTTCAGCGCGCCTACCGATCCCTGCGGTTGATGGGCCGGATCCACGCCACGGACGTCAATCCGCTGGCGCCGTCGTTCCGGGCCGCGCAGGAAACGCATATCGTCCCGCCCTTTGCGGATCCGGATTATGTCCCGGCGCTGATCGAGATTGTCCGCCGCGGTAAGATCCGGCTCGTATTCCCGCTGATCGATCCGGACATTCCGATCCTGGCGGCGCACAAAGCGGAGTTCGCCGAAGCGGGAGCGGCGGTGATGACGCCGGACGCGGCCGGCGCAGAGACCGCCCGCGACAAGTGGAAAACGCATTTGCTCTTCGAAACCCTAGGCATCCCGGCCGCGCGGTCCTGGCTGCCGGAGAATCTGCGGACGGAGAAGCCGGAATTCCCGCTGTTCATCAAGCCGCGCCGCGGAAGCGCAGGACAGGGGGCGTTCCGGGTGGAAAATGAACGCCAGTTGGAATTCTTCCTGACCTACGTGGATGATCCGATCGTGCAGGAGTGCCTGCCCGGCCCGGAAGTGACCAGCGACGTAATCTGCGGCGCGACGGGCGACGTCTGGGCGGTGGTCAGCCGCCGGCGGATCGAGATCCGCGCCGGCGAAGTGGCCAAGGGGGTCACCCTGTGGGATGAGAAAATCGCCCGGCACTGCGCCGAGGCGGCTCGGGGAATCCGCGCCACCGGCCCGGTCACCGTGCAGTGCATCCTGCGCGGCGGAAATCCGTTATTTACGGAAATCAACGCCCGCTTCGGAGGCGGCTGTCCGTTGGGATTCGCGGCGGGCGCGGATTCTCCGCGCTGGTACTTGGCCGAAGCCGCCGGCCTTCCGATGAGGATTCCGCCGAGGGGCTCCTACAAGCAGGGCTTGTTCATGACGCGCTTCGACGATTCGTTCTTCTTTGAAGAAAGCGAAAGGGGGCCGGCCGGGTAG
- a CDS encoding class I SAM-dependent methyltransferase — translation MAVDLRRRFIRALWAAHNDSPAVRAATRSLLENLGSGRGLNLACGDTRFDPRMVNFDLARTGAVDVVGDALALPFPDSSFALVLSQETVEHIADPFRAVREMARVLRPGGTLYLQAPFVIGYHPGPEDYWRFSRAGMRRLVEQAGLDCRQVEPAVGAGTAMYRIAVEFFAGCIARFLPALYLPVKAAGSILFFPFVWWNGFLAGGRQSDRIPGGYFAIGVKKETP, via the coding sequence ATGGCCGTTGATCTCCGCAGGCGTTTTATCCGGGCGCTGTGGGCGGCGCACAACGATTCGCCCGCCGTGCGCGCCGCAACCCGCTCCCTGCTTGAGAATTTGGGAAGCGGGCGGGGGTTGAACCTGGCCTGCGGCGACACCCGGTTCGATCCGCGGATGGTGAACTTCGACCTGGCCCGCACCGGCGCGGTCGACGTGGTCGGGGACGCCCTCGCGCTTCCGTTTCCGGATTCCAGTTTCGCGCTCGTACTCTCGCAGGAGACCGTCGAGCACATCGCCGATCCGTTCCGGGCGGTGCGCGAGATGGCGCGCGTCCTGCGGCCCGGCGGGACGCTCTATCTCCAGGCGCCGTTCGTCATCGGGTATCATCCCGGCCCCGAGGATTATTGGCGCTTCTCCCGGGCTGGAATGCGCCGGTTGGTCGAACAGGCCGGATTGGACTGCCGGCAGGTCGAGCCGGCGGTTGGAGCCGGGACGGCGATGTACCGGATTGCGGTGGAATTTTTCGCCGGTTGCATCGCCCGCTTCCTCCCGGCGTTGTATCTACCGGTCAAGGCCGCCGGTTCGATCCTCTTCTTCCCCTTCGTCTGGTGGAACGGATTCCTGGCCGGCGGAAGGCAATCCGACCGGATTCCCGGAGGCTACTTTGCCATCGGTGTTAAAAAAGAGACTCCCTAG